Proteins found in one Vicia villosa cultivar HV-30 ecotype Madison, WI unplaced genomic scaffold, Vvil1.0 ctg.001202F_1_1_3, whole genome shotgun sequence genomic segment:
- the LOC131634002 gene encoding uncharacterized protein LOC131634002 has protein sequence MVNRDQNADEVIHRVRQDIMVAENNLTTMIERIIANNDLNTGLRHSNYTSPIMDFISQTELPRGDLANSENLRIKYFHSSSTKNAFTWFTTLPPNSIDAWPHLERMFHEQFCMGATKISLKELASIKRKFTEPIDDYLNRPRLLKSRCFTAVPEPGWSKWPQDLIQNAIKDVRLKFADKGRSHMKVDVDPLHVADTNYVELVEINMVDMIEAGDDEAKKVKIVSAGKQATESLNDNMTFNTDVEGSSVGRFEPKVTEGLFGKTSEATKSLRVKLEKIRISETPTLGVNMVNLDQPIPEMEELEGCLMMDK, from the exons ATGGTTAATAGAGATCAAAATGCAGACGAAGTCATCCATAGGGTTAGACAAGATATCATGGTGGCTGAGAATAACTTGACTACCATGATCGAAAGAATCATTGCCAATAATGACCTGAACACAGGGCTTCGACActcaaattatacatcccctataatGGACTTTATCTCACAAACAGAACTACCAAGAG GGGATTTGGCAAATAGTGAAAATCTAAGAATAAAGTATTTTCATAGTTCATCAACAAAAAATGCATTTACatggttcactactttgccaccaaactcTATAGATGCATGGCCTCATCTAGAAAGaatgttccatgagcaattttgCATGGGGGCGACTAAGATAAGTcttaaagaattggctagcattaaaAGAAAGTTTACTGAACCTATAGATGATTATCTGAATAGGCCCCGTTTATTGAAATCTAGATGTTTTACAGCTGTACCTGAACCAGGTTGGTCGAAATGGCCGCAG GATCTAATacaaaatgctatcaaggatgttCGTTTGAAGTTCGCTGATAAGGGCAGAAGCCACATGAAGGTTGATGTTGATCCTCTCCATGTTGCTGATACCAACTATGTAGAGCTTGTCGAAATCAACATGGTGGACATGATCGAGGCTGGAGATGATGAAGCTAAGAAGGTGAAAATTGTCTCGGCAGGAAAGCaagctactgaaagcctaaatgacaacATGACCTTCAACACTGATGTCGAAGGTTCCTCTGTAGGAAGGTTTGAACCAAAGGTTACTGAAGGCCTTTTTGGAAAGACAAGTGAGGCTACTAAAAGCCTTAGGGTGAAACTTGAGAAAATAAGAATTTCTGAAACCCCAACCTTGGGGGTCAACATGGTGAATCTGGATCAACCCATTCCAGAAATGGAAGAATTGGAAGGATGTCTGATGATGGATAAATAA
- the LOC131634003 gene encoding uncharacterized protein LOC131634003 has translation MAGRGGRNDDAIAKALGMIASMLGGNANGAGISANRQLAEFQRNNSLLIKGTHDPEGAQKWLKEIDRIFRVIDCAKNLKDVRGRKEIEFMELKQGNMTVLEYASKFVELAKYYTHYNNDEAGEFSKCIKFENGLRDEIKKGIRYQRIRRFADLVDCSKIFKEDNIKMKSSHSRELVDRKCKKHVDRGKPYGRGKAVDWRKPSGGDSSAFVRCYNCGEIGHRNNECKLDKKKCFKCDKVGHIVADLKKKVLFPKAINADDLAMTSRQVNDAVEDGATVFMLFVLMNLKEKAVSSELPVVCDFPEVFPEDVNELPPKREVDVVDVLLCSSMETKSENKCF, from the exons atggctggaagaggtggaagaaacgatgatgcaatTGCTAAGGCTTTGGGGATGATTGCTAGTATGCtaggaggaaatgccaatggtgCTGGGATTAGTGCGAACAGACAATTGGCAGAATTTCAAAGGAACAACTCTCTGTTGATAAAAGGCACTCATgaccctgaaggtgctcagaagtggttGAAGGAAATCGATAGGATTTTCAGAGTGATTGATTGTGCTAAGAacttgaag gatgttcgggGAAGGAAGGAGATTGAGTTTATGGAACTGAAGCAAGGCAATATGACAGTTCTAGAGTATGCTTCCAAGTTCGTTGAACTGGCCAAATACTACACTCAttacaacaatgatgaggctgGTGAATTTTCGAAATGCATCAAATTCGAGAATGGCCTCCGTGATGAAATCAAGAAGGGTATCAGATATCAAAGGATTCGAcggtttgctgatttggttgacTGTAGCAAGATATTTAAGGAAGATAATATTAAGATGAAGtcgtctcactctcgcgagttggttgacagaaaatgTAAGAAGCAtgtggatagaggtaagccatatggtagaggtaaagctGTTGATTGgaggaagcctagtgggggagactctagtgcttttGTTAGATGCTACAACTGTGGCGAGATTGGACACCGTAACAATGAATGCAAGCTTGATaaaaagaaatgcttcaagtgtgatAAAGTGGGTCATATTGTTGCTGATCTTAAGAAGAAG GTGCTGTTTCCTAAGGCTATTAATGCTGACGATCTGGCTATGACTTCTAGACAAGTGAATGATGCAGTTGAAGacggtgcaacagtgtttatgttgtttgtgttgatgaacttgaaggaGAAGGCAGTGAGTAgtgaactaccagtggtatgtgactTTCCGGAAGTTTTTCCAGAGGATGTGAACGAGTTACCGCCaaaaagagaagtaga TGTTGTTGATGTGTTGCTGTGTTCATCCATGGAAACTAAATCTGAGAATAAGTGTTTCTAA